From one Helicobacter sp. MIT 21-1697 genomic stretch:
- a CDS encoding cytolethal distending toxin subunit B family protein, with amino-acid sequence MRILLCFLTIFSFAFANIEDYRVSTWNLQGASANAENKWNVSVRQLITGDNPANILMVQEAGAIPASARRTGRMVQPGGTPVEEFIWELGTRSRPNSVYIYYAPLDVGARRVNLAIVSDRRADEVFVLHQNIVAREVSRPSLGIRIGNDVFFNIHALASGGGDAPAMVTAVHDVFINMPQINWLIAGDFNRDPALLQAGLDTRITNHIHIVAPNAATHFGARGASRTLDYAVVGRSSESRSAISLPQITALLIAASIRTHLSSDHFPVHFGRF; translated from the coding sequence ATGAGAATCTTATTATGCTTTTTAACAATCTTTAGCTTTGCATTCGCTAATATTGAGGATTATAGAGTGAGCACTTGGAATTTACAAGGTGCTTCAGCAAATGCAGAAAACAAATGGAATGTAAGTGTGCGGCAACTCATCACAGGCGATAATCCCGCAAATATCCTTATGGTGCAAGAAGCGGGTGCTATCCCTGCAAGCGCTAGGAGAACAGGCAGAATGGTTCAGCCCGGCGGCACACCTGTGGAGGAATTTATTTGGGAACTTGGGACTCGCTCTAGACCAAATTCAGTATATATCTACTATGCTCCTCTTGATGTCGGGGCAAGAAGAGTAAATCTTGCGATAGTTTCCGATAGGAGGGCTGATGAAGTCTTTGTGTTGCATCAAAATATAGTTGCTAGAGAGGTATCACGCCCAAGTCTTGGTATTCGTATCGGCAATGATGTATTTTTTAATATTCACGCTCTAGCAAGTGGTGGTGGCGATGCACCTGCTATGGTTACAGCAGTGCACGATGTTTTTATCAATATGCCACAAATTAATTGGCTCATCGCAGGAGATTTCAATCGCGACCCAGCTCTTTTACAAGCGGGACTTGATACAAGAATTACGAATCATATCCACATTGTAGCACCAAATGCTGCGACACATTTTGGTGCTAGAGGTGCGAGCAGGACACTTGATTATGCAGTAGTTGGTAGGTCAAGTGAAAGTCGCTCCGCAATAAGTTTGCCACAAATCACAGCCCTGCTCATTGCCGCGAGCATACGCACTCACCTTTCATCTGACCATTTTCCTGTGCATTTTGGACGCTTTTAG
- a CDS encoding DNA-methyltransferase, translating into MTISANNMPINNQKANSIAFDYNNIILYQDSILHKKLLKPKTLDLIITSPPYNVGIEYNSNADSNDYKEYLEFCKIWLKNCYFWAKEEARFCLNIPLDKNKGGQQSVGADLTQIAKKVGWKYHSTIIWNEGNISRRTAWGSWLSASAPYVIAPVELILVLYKGEWKKKHKGQSDIQKQEFMDWTNGLWTFNGESKKRIGHPAPFPRELPRRCIKLFSFVGDVVCDPFSGSGTTMIESYLNKRQFVGIELDSTYCELAKNRFLEVIKKEKGLFDE; encoded by the coding sequence ATGACAATAAGTGCTAATAATATGCCTATCAATAATCAAAAGGCAAATAGTATTGCATTTGACTACAACAACATCATATTATACCAAGATTCTATTTTGCATAAAAAACTTTTAAAACCCAAAACCCTTGATTTAATCATCACTTCTCCACCTTATAATGTGGGCATAGAATACAACTCTAACGCAGATTCTAATGATTATAAAGAATACTTAGAGTTTTGCAAAATTTGGTTAAAAAACTGCTATTTTTGGGCGAAAGAGGAAGCAAGATTCTGTTTAAATATTCCTTTGGATAAAAACAAAGGTGGGCAGCAAAGTGTAGGGGCAGATTTAACACAAATTGCCAAAAAGGTAGGTTGGAAATATCATAGCACAATCATTTGGAATGAGGGGAATATTTCAAGGCGCACTGCGTGGGGGAGTTGGCTTAGTGCCTCTGCGCCTTATGTGATTGCTCCTGTGGAACTTATCCTTGTGCTATATAAGGGCGAATGGAAGAAAAAGCACAAAGGACAAAGCGACATACAAAAGCAAGAGTTTATGGATTGGACAAATGGGCTATGGACATTCAATGGAGAATCTAAAAAGCGTATTGGACACCCCGCACCTTTTCCTAGAGAGTTACCTAGACGTTGCATTAAGCTTTTTTCTTTTGTGGGTGATGTAGTATGCGACCCTTTTAGCGGAAGTGGCACAACAATGATAGAATCTTATCTTAATAAGCGTCAGTTTGTAGGTATTGAACTAGATTCTACCTATTGCGAACTAGCAAAAAACCGCTTTTTAGAAGTAATTAAAAAAGAGAAGGGGTTGTTTGATGAGTGA
- a CDS encoding N-6 DNA methylase has protein sequence MSIQAHLDRIQTIFQGSFYTPDSIVCLVYQMLLDSLPQSKDYVLLDSSCGYGSFLEIPQRFQSTQFTQIIGADIDKQALQQAQKNFKDCAIAPLFLHTNSLQNVSREKFNILESSKLVIIGNPPYNDKTSIVQHHLKNSDFFEIDSTLKARDIGISFLRSFDTLKADYICVLHPLSYVIKESNFKSLKNFAQNYRLTDSLIISSQIFCPKSLGFFPILIALYKRDNQGMDYDFICDFSFKTCEGKEFRLKSFDFITKYIDKYPNKNRVDSGHKVAMFYTLRDINALRRSKTFITKDCTNAVYVTREKYSLYCYVDVFKQIIKHIPYYFGNCDVMIDYEAFRALESDFIQASESKILSENIMQYFKDLLGEHYAD, from the coding sequence TTGAGCATTCAAGCGCACTTGGATAGAATCCAAACCATTTTTCAAGGGAGTTTTTACACGCCCGATTCTATCGTGTGCCTTGTGTATCAAATGCTTTTGGATTCCCTGCCACAAAGCAAAGATTATGTTTTGCTTGATAGTTCGTGTGGGTATGGGAGTTTTTTGGAGATTCCACAAAGATTCCAAAGCACACAATTTACACAAATTATCGGTGCAGATATTGATAAACAAGCCTTACAACAGGCACAAAAAAACTTTAAAGATTGTGCTATTGCACCTTTATTCCTCCATACAAACTCATTACAGAATGTTTCAAGAGAAAAATTTAATATTTTAGAATCTTCTAAACTCGTTATTATAGGCAATCCACCTTATAATGATAAAACCTCTATTGTGCAACACCACCTTAAAAATAGTGATTTTTTTGAAATAGATTCCACACTCAAGGCGCGTGATATAGGCATTAGCTTTTTGCGCTCCTTTGATACATTAAAGGCGGATTATATCTGTGTGCTTCACCCGCTTTCTTATGTGATTAAGGAATCAAATTTCAAATCTTTAAAAAACTTCGCTCAAAACTACCGCTTGACAGATTCTCTCATCATTAGCTCACAAATCTTTTGCCCTAAATCGCTGGGATTTTTTCCTATCCTCATTGCCTTGTATAAAAGAGACAATCAAGGAATGGATTATGATTTTATTTGTGATTTTTCTTTTAAAACTTGTGAGGGCAAGGAATTTAGGCTTAAAAGTTTTGACTTTATCACTAAATATATTGATAAATATCCAAATAAAAATCGTGTGGATTCAGGACACAAAGTGGCGATGTTTTACACGCTACGAGATATAAATGCCCTACGCCGTTCAAAGACTTTTATTACCAAAGATTGCACGAATGCAGTGTATGTTACGCGCGAAAAATATAGCCTTTATTGCTATGTTGATGTGTTTAAGCAAATCATCAAACACATTCCCTATTATTTTGGAAATTGCGATGTGATGATTGACTATGAGGCTTTTAGGGCTTTAGAATCTGATTTTATTCAAGCAAGTGAAAGCAAGATTCTAAGTGAGAATATAATGCAGTATTTCAAAGATTTGTTAGGGGAGCATTATGCGGATTGA
- a CDS encoding cytolethal distending toxin subunit A/C has translation MRYLIFLFITLLFVACSSKPKVHQPKTSPINEKDLGIGLTPMPPPNHQIPGEKSRKMLMQAQMQKTKIPLTSSNENAPKIDKNASNPLSIMSSSGGILTLWALNPGNWIWGYTPLDAREFGEAAFWRIISLPNGQVMIKNEEKGTCLQAYKNGVIHEVCDSKYPPQLWNLNFFDNQAIQIQSVSAKTCLQTPLVRTTTYYSIYLTKCAINTPTLDQQWYITPIINAAKPLFVIDSAEGLK, from the coding sequence ATGAGATATTTAATTTTCCTCTTCATAACTCTTTTGTTCGTGGCGTGTTCGTCAAAGCCAAAAGTTCATCAGCCTAAAACTTCGCCTATAAATGAAAAAGATTTAGGCATAGGGCTAACCCCAATGCCACCACCAAATCACCAAATACCGGGCGAAAAATCAAGAAAAATGTTAATGCAAGCGCAAATGCAAAAAACAAAAATCCCCTTAACAAGCTCTAATGAAAATGCACCGAAAATAGACAAAAATGCTTCTAATCCTCTCTCTATTATGTCCTCATCAGGAGGCATTTTAACACTTTGGGCGTTAAACCCGGGAAATTGGATATGGGGATATACACCTCTTGATGCACGCGAGTTTGGTGAAGCAGCATTTTGGCGCATTATTAGTTTGCCAAATGGACAAGTAATGATTAAAAACGAAGAAAAAGGCACTTGTCTCCAAGCCTATAAAAATGGTGTGATTCACGAAGTGTGCGATAGCAAATATCCACCACAATTATGGAATCTTAACTTTTTTGACAATCAAGCCATACAGATTCAAAGTGTGAGCGCAAAAACTTGCTTACAAACCCCACTTGTGCGAACTACGACATATTATAGTATTTATCTCACAAAATGTGCGATAAATACGCCTACTCTTGACCAACAATGGTATATCACTCCTATCATAAACGCAGCAAAACCTCTTTTTGTAATTGACTCAGCGGAGGGATTAAAATGA
- the guaA gene encoding glutamine-hydrolyzing GMP synthase: MNTNNVQILVLDFGSQYTQLIARRLREAGVYTEIVPYFEKLDSIKAKNPKGIILSGGPASVYEKDAYKPDNAIFTLGIPILGICYGMQLIAQHFGGKVIRADAQEFGKAMLEILDFQADCRDSKHSQSTQYTESQSLQSEQPQIALSFDIFNHRKFPQMLEALLDLWEDSVRASHYFLNDKHIAEIRLEVKSTLQSSQNIITAKDKEDFLGFIGVEKDCIEMLFVAPKAFKKGVGKALIKEAMNRYLKDYKRIQVNCNEQNTQGLSFYQYLGFEKRGRSAKDSKGRAFPIVHLEVGKERLQIALESLHYTITPASKRDLEAILRLQKAAFADEAKRVGKMDILPLTQDLKSIQKEFQTHTFLKCTLKNGAIIGSVRGYTKQGTTYLNKLCVDSLYRHKGIGSALIESLCATLPAKRYELFTSEKSLENLALYQKLGFVEYKREQLEDFPIKAVFLEKFATHSHKAICESERLLLRPYTQADFAQLHRILSDKETMYAWGGSFSKKQSQEWLEKQLNHYQKYGFGIWAIVEKQSGTIIGNAGLNYEHICLEPLGKKVQKSKRKGEQIVEIGYLLHRDFWGRGYGIEAARACAKYAFETLGLEQVYCLIKKDNLASQKIASKLGATCVGVNSAITTHKELVFALENPVVFQANILFKGVKQGSIVWMSHADKVESIPQGFKELAKSGNTHYCAIADSKRKIYALQFHPEVVHSECGGQMLQNFAIDICEANTSWNMRNFAESEIAKLRQIVYGSEIIESSSKVAFLTIKEAFKQVGKAQVIQRLVGVWEEGARATHTDLSENEISSMREGIKGDILESKNLLIAHKGNIWLGFIAVEKNEITMLFVAPQAFKKGVGKALIKEVFERHLNAFKTIRVASIEWALGFYQHLGFQRTKAKPIPAGSVGVFSPELIPLSIKNEDLRQSLRAQGENERVRCAWATDKDKSARKLYEDYHDTEWGVPLHDERKLFEFLLLEGFQAGLSWITILKKRERFRAAFDDFDYHKIATYDERKINALMQDSGIIRNRAKIESAIINAKAFMAVQREFGSFDKYIWGFVGGKPIINTFASIAELPASTPLSDTIAKDLKKRGFKFVGSTTIYAYMQAIGIVNDHLTSCFRRHSVCGDFLASASDASLRSMSNTPHSLTSHNTKNSHTILECQDKARTKTKDSKEERFLKYSAKNQERHSGLEVSLDNFCGCQALNEGVTSRVMTEVERADSAKSGKETPSKVLCAVSGGVDSSVVAALLYRAIGENLIPVFVDTGLLRKGEREAVEKMFRENLKVPLITADASELFLKRLRGVIDPERKRKIIGETFIEVFEKEAKKHNAKGEIKFLAQGTLYPDVIESVSVKGPSKTIKSHHNVGGLPEWMKFELIEPLRELFKDEVRELGSELGMPESMLMRHPFPGPGLAIRIMGEVNKADLDLLREADSIFIDELHKAGLYDKVWQAFCVLLNVRSVGVMGDNRTYDNTICVRAVEALDGMTATFAHLPHDFLENVSNRIINEVEGINRVVYDITSKPPGTIEWE; encoded by the coding sequence ATGAATACAAATAATGTCCAAATTTTAGTGCTAGATTTTGGCTCTCAATACACGCAGCTTATCGCGCGGCGTTTGCGTGAAGCGGGAGTTTATACCGAGATTGTGCCTTATTTTGAAAAGTTAGATTCTATAAAGGCAAAAAATCCTAAGGGGATTATCCTAAGTGGCGGACCTGCGAGCGTGTATGAAAAAGACGCCTACAAGCCCGATAATGCAATTTTCACACTTGGGATTCCTATTCTTGGAATCTGCTATGGTATGCAGCTTATCGCACAGCATTTCGGGGGCAAAGTCATTCGTGCAGACGCACAAGAGTTTGGCAAGGCGATGCTAGAGATTTTGGACTTTCAAGCAGATTGTAGGGATTCTAAGCACTCTCAAAGCACCCAATACACAGAATCTCAATCATTGCAATCTGAACAACCCCAAATCGCGCTTTCCTTTGACATTTTCAATCATCGCAAATTCCCTCAAATGCTAGAAGCATTGCTAGATTTGTGGGAAGATTCTGTGCGTGCGAGCCATTACTTTTTAAACGACAAGCACATCGCAGAGATAAGGCTAGAAGTGAAATCCACACTGCAAAGCTCTCAAAATATCATCACTGCAAAGGATAAAGAGGATTTTTTGGGCTTTATCGGCGTGGAGAAAGATTGCATTGAAATGCTCTTTGTCGCTCCAAAAGCCTTTAAAAAAGGTGTGGGCAAGGCACTCATCAAAGAGGCGATGAATCGGTATTTGAAAGATTATAAGCGCATTCAAGTAAATTGCAACGAGCAAAACACGCAAGGCTTGAGCTTTTATCAATATCTAGGCTTTGAAAAGAGGGGCAGAAGTGCAAAGGATTCTAAAGGACGCGCATTTCCTATCGTGCATTTGGAAGTGGGCAAAGAGAGGTTGCAAATCGCTTTAGAATCTCTGCATTATACGATTACTCCCGCAAGTAAGCGAGATTTAGAGGCGATTTTGCGCTTGCAAAAAGCCGCCTTTGCTGATGAGGCAAAGCGGGTGGGCAAAATGGATATTCTGCCACTCACACAGGATTTAAAGAGTATTCAAAAAGAATTTCAAACGCACACTTTTTTAAAATGCACCCTTAAAAATGGCGCAATTATCGGCTCTGTGCGGGGATATACAAAGCAAGGCACGACTTATCTTAACAAGCTGTGCGTGGATAGTCTTTATCGGCATAAAGGCATTGGAAGTGCGCTCATTGAGTCTCTGTGTGCTACACTTCCTGCGAAGCGATATGAACTTTTTACAAGCGAAAAAAGCCTTGAAAATCTTGCCCTTTATCAAAAGCTAGGTTTTGTGGAATATAAGAGGGAGCAGTTAGAGGATTTTCCAATAAAGGCAGTATTTTTGGAGAAATTCGCAACGCATTCACACAAGGCGATATGCGAGAGTGAGCGGTTACTTTTGCGTCCTTACACACAGGCGGATTTTGCGCAATTACATAGAATCTTAAGTGATAAAGAGACAATGTATGCGTGGGGAGGGAGCTTTAGCAAAAAGCAGAGCCAAGAATGGCTAGAGAAACAGCTCAATCATTATCAAAAATATGGCTTTGGTATTTGGGCGATTGTAGAGAAGCAAAGCGGCACAATTATCGGCAATGCAGGGCTAAACTATGAACACATTTGCCTTGAGCCTTTAGGTAAAAAGGTGCAAAAAAGCAAAAGAAAAGGTGAGCAAATCGTAGAAATTGGCTATCTTTTGCACCGCGATTTTTGGGGCAGGGGCTATGGGATTGAGGCAGCGAGGGCGTGTGCGAAGTATGCCTTTGAGACTTTGGGGCTAGAGCAGGTGTATTGTCTTATCAAAAAAGACAATCTTGCCTCGCAAAAAATCGCTTCTAAGCTTGGAGCAACTTGTGTTGGCGTAAATAGCGCGATTACCACGCATAAAGAGTTAGTGTTTGCACTTGAAAATCCTGTTGTCTTCCAAGCAAATATCCTTTTTAAAGGCGTGAAGCAAGGTTCTATCGTGTGGATGAGCCACGCGGACAAGGTAGAATCTATCCCGCAAGGATTCAAAGAACTTGCAAAGTCAGGCAACACGCATTATTGTGCGATTGCAGATTCCAAGCGTAAGATTTATGCCCTGCAATTTCACCCTGAAGTCGTGCATAGCGAATGTGGGGGGCAGATGTTGCAAAATTTTGCCATTGACATTTGCGAGGCAAATACAAGCTGGAATATGCGTAACTTCGCAGAATCTGAAATCGCAAAACTGCGCCAAATCGTCTATGGAAGCGAGATTATAGAATCTAGTAGCAAGGTAGCCTTTCTTACTATCAAAGAAGCTTTTAAACAAGTAGGGAAAGCACAAGTGATTCAGCGTCTTGTGGGTGTTTGGGAGGAAGGCGCAAGGGCTACACATACAGATTTGAGTGAAAATGAGATTTCTAGTATGAGAGAGGGAATCAAAGGGGATATTTTAGAATCTAAAAACTTGCTCATCGCCCACAAAGGCAACATTTGGCTAGGATTTATCGCAGTGGAGAAAAATGAAATCACAATGCTCTTTGTCGCTCCACAAGCCTTTAAAAAAGGTGTGGGCAAGGCGTTAATCAAAGAGGTATTTGAACGGCATTTGAACGCATTTAAGACAATAAGAGTTGCAAGTATTGAGTGGGCTTTAGGCTTTTATCAACATTTAGGATTTCAAAGGACAAAGGCAAAGCCTATCCCTGCGGGAAGCGTAGGTGTGTTTTCACCCGAGCTTATCCCCCTAAGTATTAAAAATGAGGATTTGCGTCAATCTTTAAGAGCGCAAGGAGAGAATGAGAGGGTGCGTTGTGCGTGGGCGACAGATAAAGACAAATCGGCGCGCAAACTCTATGAGGACTACCACGATACAGAGTGGGGAGTGCCATTGCACGATGAGAGGAAGCTTTTTGAGTTTCTTTTGCTAGAGGGCTTTCAAGCGGGGCTTTCTTGGATTACGATTTTAAAGAAGCGCGAGAGATTTAGAGCGGCATTTGATGACTTTGATTATCATAAAATCGCCACCTATGATGAGCGCAAAATCAATGCGTTAATGCAGGATAGCGGCATTATCAGAAATCGTGCCAAAATAGAATCTGCGATTATCAATGCTAAGGCGTTTATGGCGGTGCAAAGGGAGTTTGGGAGCTTTGATAAGTATATTTGGGGTTTTGTGGGTGGTAAGCCTATTATCAATACCTTTGCTAGCATTGCGGAGTTACCCGCTTCCACGCCACTATCTGATACAATAGCCAAAGATTTGAAAAAGCGTGGGTTTAAGTTTGTGGGCAGCACGACTATATATGCGTATATGCAGGCGATTGGGATTGTCAATGACCATCTCACCTCGTGCTTTAGGAGGCATTCAGTTTGTGGCGACTTTTTGGCGAGTGCTTCGGACGCTTCACTGCGGAGTATGTCTAATACGCCTCATTCGCTTACCTCGCACAACACCAAAAATTCACACACAATCTTAGAATGCCAAGATAAAGCGAGAACAAAAACTAAAGATTCTAAGGAGGAAAGATTTTTAAAATATTCTGCAAAAAATCAAGAAAGGCATTCTGGCTTGGAAGTATCTTTAGACAATTTTTGTGGTTGTCAAGCTCTCAACGAGGGAGTTACCTCAAGGGTAATGACCGAAGTTGAGAGGGCAGACTCCGCAAAAAGTGGCAAAGAGACACCAAGCAAAGTGTTGTGTGCGGTGAGTGGTGGGGTTGATTCTAGTGTCGTTGCAGCCTTGCTCTATCGCGCCATAGGGGAGAATCTTATCCCTGTGTTTGTGGATACCGGGCTTTTACGCAAAGGCGAGAGAGAGGCAGTGGAGAAAATGTTTAGAGAAAACTTAAAAGTGCCTTTGATTACTGCAGATGCAAGTGAGTTATTTTTAAAGCGGCTTAGAGGTGTGATTGACCCAGAGAGGAAGCGTAAAATCATCGGCGAGACTTTCATTGAAGTGTTTGAAAAAGAGGCGAAAAAGCACAATGCAAAGGGCGAGATAAAGTTCCTTGCACAAGGCACACTTTACCCCGATGTGATAGAATCTGTGAGTGTCAAGGGTCCCTCTAAGACGATAAAGTCCCATCACAATGTCGGTGGGTTGCCTGAATGGATGAAGTTTGAGCTGATTGAGCCTTTAAGGGAGCTTTTTAAAGATGAAGTAAGGGAGCTAGGCAGTGAGCTTGGAATGCCCGAATCTATGCTAATGCGCCACCCCTTTCCGGGACCCGGACTTGCTATTCGCATTATGGGCGAGGTGAATAAGGCGGATTTGGATTTGCTGCGCGAGGCGGATTCTATCTTTATAGACGAGTTGCACAAAGCGGGGCTTTATGACAAGGTGTGGCAAGCATTTTGTGTGCTACTCAATGTGCGAAGTGTAGGCGTAATGGGCGATAATCGCACTTATGATAATACGATTTGTGTGCGAGCTGTGGAGGCGTTGGACGGAATGACAGCGACTTTTGCGCATTTGCCTCACGATTTTTTGGAGAATGTAAGCAATAGAATCATCAACGAAGTAGAGGGCATTAATCGTGTCGTCTATGACATCACTTCTAAGCCCCCGGGCACGATTGAGTGGGAGTAG
- a CDS encoding toxin — MKKIILLFAFISSFVYGGNPEDLPDFTAPFSLRSALSGDLLAPDYRHPNWNLKQIVLDEEIRKSDPFDKFNLGAVQFVNTDNPKLCLGIEESGFFGLISCEEDLKNKNFQTLFTIIPTTTAAVQIRSFVLDKNECITTFFNPRLPGGIGIGINLCDVDSFFSVDLRNLMLILPPLIEARTINP, encoded by the coding sequence ATGAAAAAAATTATTCTATTGTTTGCATTTATCTCAAGCTTTGTATATGGTGGCAATCCCGAAGACTTACCTGATTTTACAGCACCATTTTCTCTAAGAAGTGCTTTATCAGGAGATTTACTTGCTCCAGATTATAGACACCCAAATTGGAATCTCAAACAAATCGTGCTTGATGAGGAGATTCGCAAAAGCGACCCTTTTGACAAGTTTAACTTAGGAGCTGTGCAGTTTGTCAATACAGATAACCCAAAACTCTGTCTAGGTATTGAAGAAAGTGGTTTTTTTGGGCTTATTTCGTGTGAAGAGGATTTAAAAAACAAAAATTTTCAAACCCTCTTTACCATTATCCCTACAACGACTGCTGCTGTGCAGATTCGTTCTTTCGTATTAGATAAAAATGAATGTATTACAACTTTTTTTAATCCGCGATTACCCGGAGGAATAGGTATTGGTATTAACTTGTGTGATGTAGATAGTTTTTTTAGCGTTGATTTGCGTAATCTTATGCTTATCCTCCCTCCCCTCATTGAAGCGAGAACGATTAATCCTTAA
- a CDS encoding DNA-methyltransferase — protein MTAKFHTLKPTFTSTDSFFTLYQGDCNEILPQFENTFDLIFADPPYFLSNDGLSIQSGKIVSVNKGDWDKEESINDIDEFNLQWISNAKKALKNTGSILISGTYHNIFSLGRILQKLDFKILNLITWQKTNPPPNFSCRYLTHSTEQIIWARKSQKHKHIFNYEILKKLNGNKQMRDVWSFPAIAPWEKVNGKHPTQKPLALLVRLLLMASDEDSLICDPFSGSSTTGIAANLLGRKFIGIERESEFIKISMDRKKELEKNAAIFKNKMNDLRLLENMDYYTKNNFF, from the coding sequence ATGACTGCTAAATTTCATACACTCAAGCCTACTTTTACAAGTACAGATTCTTTTTTCACCCTTTATCAAGGAGATTGTAATGAGATTTTACCTCAATTTGAAAACACATTTGATCTTATTTTTGCCGATCCACCTTATTTTCTTTCAAACGATGGCTTAAGCATACAAAGTGGAAAAATTGTAAGTGTCAATAAAGGGGATTGGGATAAAGAAGAGAGTATTAACGATATTGATGAGTTTAATTTACAATGGATAAGCAATGCAAAAAAAGCTTTAAAAAATACAGGAAGTATTTTAATTAGCGGAACTTATCATAATATTTTTTCTTTGGGACGCATTTTGCAAAAACTTGATTTTAAGATTTTAAATCTCATCACTTGGCAAAAGACAAATCCTCCTCCAAACTTTAGCTGTCGTTATTTGACGCATTCAACAGAGCAAATTATTTGGGCAAGAAAAAGCCAAAAGCATAAGCACATTTTTAATTATGAGATTCTAAAAAAGCTAAATGGCAACAAACAAATGCGTGATGTGTGGAGCTTCCCTGCTATTGCGCCTTGGGAAAAGGTCAATGGTAAGCACCCCACTCAAAAGCCTCTAGCACTACTCGTGCGATTGCTTTTAATGGCAAGTGATGAAGATTCTCTCATTTGCGATCCTTTTAGTGGAAGCTCTACCACAGGAATAGCCGCTAATCTTTTGGGCAGAAAGTTTATCGGCATAGAAAGAGAAAGCGAATTTATAAAAATATCAATGGATAGGAAAAAAGAATTAGAGAAAAATGCTGCAATATTCAAAAATAAAATGAATGATTTAAGGCTTTTGGAAAATATGGACTATTACACAAAAAATAATTTCTTTTGA
- a CDS encoding R.Pab1 family restriction endonuclease: MEKVKFIPPLLGKVAETKEYGILSLDTRHKSFLLECFKIFSILSKNHNYDVLEILRVIKEKQ, translated from the coding sequence GTGGAAAAAGTAAAATTTATACCACCACTTTTAGGCAAAGTAGCAGAAACCAAAGAATATGGAATTTTGTCATTAGATACTAGACATAAGTCATTTTTGCTTGAATGTTTTAAAATTTTTAGCATTTTAAGCAAGAATCATAATTACGATGTATTAGAAATTTTAAGGGTGATTAAGGAGAAGCAATGA
- a CDS encoding HNH endonuclease, producing MSDEKQGSQLDLIMEFFKANPKRDIAHPEVVDWVVKQWQMRTGKVFRDPDRGIRNLHQKGYLQKISKGIYRYDPDFVNLREDLEDFSTSLKKQILERDNYKCVICGMGKREGVELHIDHIKPKDLGGKATLENGQTLCSRHNFLKKNLKQTETGKKMFIQMLESAKESNQTELIEFLEEVLKVYEKHNINGHIVWKK from the coding sequence ATGAGTGATGAAAAGCAGGGCAGTCAGCTTGATTTGATAATGGAATTTTTTAAGGCAAATCCAAAGAGAGATATTGCTCACCCTGAAGTTGTGGATTGGGTGGTAAAGCAGTGGCAAATGCGCACAGGAAAAGTCTTTAGAGACCCTGATAGGGGGATTAGAAACTTACATCAAAAAGGATATTTACAAAAAATTTCAAAAGGAATTTATCGTTATGACCCTGATTTTGTGAATTTAAGAGAGGATTTGGAGGATTTTAGCACAAGCCTTAAAAAACAAATTTTAGAGCGAGATAATTATAAATGTGTCATCTGCGGTATGGGGAAAAGAGAGGGCGTTGAGCTACATATTGACCATATTAAGCCAAAAGATTTGGGAGGGAAAGCGACTTTAGAAAATGGGCAAACGCTATGCTCAAGGCACAATTTCTTGAAAAAGAATCTAAAACAAACCGAAACAGGAAAGAAAATGTTTATCCAAATGCTAGAAAGTGCCAAAGAATCTAATCAAACAGAACTTATAGAATTTTTAGAAGAGGTGTTAAAAGTTTATGAGAAACATAATATCAATGGGCATATTGTGTGGAAAAAGTAA